A genome region from Populus alba chromosome 3, ASM523922v2, whole genome shotgun sequence includes the following:
- the LOC118028579 gene encoding thylakoid lumenal protein TL20.3, chloroplastic isoform X1, with the protein MAFTSISSMSIKSPNISTPPRILSLSKPFRIAYQLDTERGNQFADCSKNGYEVETAKSKNWARVVSTTLAAAAISFSSCNLPAVADLNRFEAETRGEFGIGSAAQFGSADLRKAVHLNENFRRANFTAADMRESDFSGSTFNGAYLEKAVAYKANFTGADLSDTLMDRMVLNESNLTNAVLVRSVLTRSDLGGALIAGADFSDAVIDLPQKQALCKYASGTNPITGVSTRASLGCGNSRRNAYGTPSSPLLSAPPQKLLDRDGFCDQGTGLCDAK; encoded by the exons ATGGCTTTCACTTCTATCTCCTCGATGTCCATTAAGTCTCCTAACATCTCCACTCCACCTCGTATTCTTTCTTTATCTAAGCCTTTTCGCATAGCTTATCAATTAGACACAGAAAGAGGAAACCAATTTGCTG ATTGTTCCAAAAATGGGTACGAGGTGGAAACTGCTAAATCCAAGAATTGGGCAAGGGTTGTGTCAACTACATTGGCAGCTGCAGCTATTAGCTTCAGTTCTTGTAATTTGCCTGCTGTTGCTGATCTCAATAGGTTTGAAGCTGAGACGCGTGGGGAATTTGGTATAGGGTCAGCAGCGCAATTTGGTTCTGCAGATCTCAG AAAGGCAGTGCACTTGAATGAAAATTTCAG AAGAGCCAATTTTACAGCTGCTGATATGAGAGAATCTGATTTTAGTGGTTCAACATTCAATGGTGCATACCTGGAGAAAGCAGTTGCATATAAGGCAAATTTTACAG GTGCGGATTTGAGTGATACATTGATGGATCGCATG GTTCTCAATGAATCTAACCTCACCAATGCTGTGCTTGTTAGATCAGTACTCACACGCAGTGATCTTGGAGGTGCACTGATTGCAGGTGCTGACTTCAGTGATGCTGTTATAGATCTTCCTCAGAAACAG GCTCTTTGCAAGTATGCTAGTGGCACAAATCCAATTACAGGGGTAAGCACCAGAGCAAGCTTGGGCTGCGGAAACAGCAGAAGAAATGCTTATGGCACgccttcttctcctctgttgAGTGCTCCCCCTCAGAAACTGCTGGACCGCGATGGTTTTTGTGATCAAGGCACTGGTCTTTGCGATGCGAAATAA
- the LOC118028579 gene encoding thylakoid lumenal protein TL20.3, chloroplastic isoform X2, translating to MRESDFSGSTFNGAYLEKAVAYKANFTGADLSDTLMDRMVLNESNLTNAVLVRSVLTRSDLGGALIAGADFSDAVIDLPQKQALCKYASGTNPITGVSTRASLGCGNSRRNAYGTPSSPLLSAPPQKLLDRDGFCDQGTGLCDAK from the exons ATGAGAGAATCTGATTTTAGTGGTTCAACATTCAATGGTGCATACCTGGAGAAAGCAGTTGCATATAAGGCAAATTTTACAG GTGCGGATTTGAGTGATACATTGATGGATCGCATG GTTCTCAATGAATCTAACCTCACCAATGCTGTGCTTGTTAGATCAGTACTCACACGCAGTGATCTTGGAGGTGCACTGATTGCAGGTGCTGACTTCAGTGATGCTGTTATAGATCTTCCTCAGAAACAG GCTCTTTGCAAGTATGCTAGTGGCACAAATCCAATTACAGGGGTAAGCACCAGAGCAAGCTTGGGCTGCGGAAACAGCAGAAGAAATGCTTATGGCACgccttcttctcctctgttgAGTGCTCCCCCTCAGAAACTGCTGGACCGCGATGGTTTTTGTGATCAAGGCACTGGTCTTTGCGATGCGAAATAA
- the LOC118028578 gene encoding NAC domain-containing protein 7, whose translation MNTFSHVPPGFRFHPTDEELVDYYLRKKVASKRIDLDVIKDVDLYKIEPWDLQELCKLGTEDQNEWYFFSHKDKKYPTGTRTNRATKAGFWKATGRDKAIYSRHSLIGMRKTLVFYKGRAPNGQKSDLIMHEYRLETNENGTPQEEGWVVCRVFKKKMPTMRKVSDYDSPCWYDDQVSFMPETDSPRRISQPYASYLHHYTCKQELELPYNMPHDPFLQLPQLESPKVPQSAATASCNSVVAYAYERTNGSTLQSSTVTQEEQMQQCHQQNLNSFYNNNNSEQAVDQVTDWRVLDKFVASQLSHEDASKGTDNYSNKATFHAAEQMHMLANDSKRSETAQEYASTSTSSCQIDLWK comes from the exons ATGAATACCTTTTCGCATGTTCCCCCGGGCTTCAGATTCCATCCAACAGACGAAGAACTTGTTGATTACTACCTTAGAAAAAAAGTTGCTTCAAAAAGAATTGATCTTGATGTCATTAAGGATGTTGATCTCTATAAAATTGAACCATGGGATCTTCAAG AGTTGTGCAAACTAGGAACTGAAGATCAAAATGAATGGTACTTCTTCAGCCATAAAGATAAAAAGTATCCTACAGGAACTCGCACTAATAGAGCGACAAAAGCTGGGTTTTGGAAAGCTACTGGAAGAGATAAGGCTATCTACTCTAGGCATAGCTTGATTGGCATGAGAAAAACCCTAGTGTTTTACAAAGGACGAGCTCCAAATGGACAAAAGTCTGATTTGATCATGCATGAATATCGACTGGAAACGAATGAAAATGGAACCCCTCAG GAAGAAGGATGGGTTGTCTGCAGGGTGTTCAAGAAGAAAATGCCAACAATGAGAAAAGTTAGTGACTACGACTCACCATGTTGGTATGATGACCAGGTCTCATTCATGCCAGAAACTGATTCTCCAAGGCGAATTTCTCAACCTTATGCATCATACCTTCATCATTACACTTGCAAGCAAGAGCTTGAGTTGCCATACAATATGCCTCATGACCCTTTCCTCCAGCTACCTCAATTAGAAAGCCCAAAAGTTCCACAATCAGCAGCAACTGCGAGTTGCAATTCAGTTGTTGCTTATGCTTATGAGAGGACCAATGGGAGCACTTTGCAGTCATCTACCGTTACACAAGAAGAACAAATGCAGCAATGCCACCAACAAAATTTGAACTCATtttacaataacaataatagtgaGCAAGCTGTGGACCAAGTGACCGACTGGCGAGTTCTTGATAAATTTGTTGCATCTCAGCTCAGCCATGAGGATGCGTCCAAGGGAACCGACAACTACTCCAATAAAGCCACCTTTCATGCAGCTGAGCAGATGCATATGCTTGCCAACGATTCCAAAAGGTCAGAGACTGCACAGGAATATGCCTCAACGTCGACTTCCAGTTGTCAAATTGATCTGTGGAAGTGA